Proteins encoded by one window of Pelecanus crispus isolate bPelCri1 chromosome 8, bPelCri1.pri, whole genome shotgun sequence:
- the RARS1 gene encoding arginine--tRNA ligase, cytoplasmic, translating to MEARVAQSAARLARQENEIKLLTAEIEHLKNFGCLGVSPSLEGLRDENAKLKYRLNFLQKSLQEERSKTAKSMININSCLQEIFGAAIQAAYPDLENPPLVVTPSQQPKFGDYQCNSAMGITQILLKTKEQKVSPREIAEKISKNIPANECIEKVEIAGPGFINVHLRKDFVSKQLSSLLMNGVQPPAVGKRKKVVVDFSSPNIAKEMHVGHLRSTIIGESMCRLFEFAGYEVLRLNHLGDWGTQFGMLIAHLQDKFPDYLTVSPPIGDLQAFYKESKRRFDTEEEFKKRAYQCVVLLQSKNPDFIKAWELICDVSRKEFQKIYNCLDITLIERGESFYHEMMKDIVKEFEDKGFVQVDDGRKIVFVPGFPVPLTIMKSDGGYTYDTSDLAALKHRLWEEKADILIYVVDSGQSVHLQTVFAAGQMIGWYDPKVTRVTHAAFGVVLGEDKKKFKTRSGDTVRLIDLLEEGLKRAMDKLKDKERDKVLTAEELKAAQTSVAFGCIKYADLSHNRLNDYIFSFDKMLDDRGNTAAYLLYAFTRIRAIARLANIDEQMLQKAAREEVVILDHEKEWKLGKCILRFPEILQKILEDLLLHTLCDYLYELATTFTEFYDNCYCVEKDRQSGQIVKVNMWRLLLCEATATVMAKGFDILGIKPVQRM from the exons gaaaaCGAGATCAAGTTGTTAACTGCAGAAATTGAGCATCTGAAGAACTTTGGATGCTTGGGAGTCTCCCCAAGTTTGGAAGGGTTGCGAGACGAAAACGCAAAACTTAAGTATCGGTTAAATTTCCTTCAAAAG agcCTTCAAGAGGAAAGAagtaaaacagcaaaaagcatGATTAATATCAACAGCTGTCTTCAGGAGATCTTTGGAGCTGCTATTCAGGCTGCCTACCCGGATTTAGAAAACCCTCCACTAGTAGTGACGCCAAGTCAGCAGCCCAAATTTGGGGATTACCAGTGTAACAGCGCCATGGGCATAACGCAG ATACTGCTCAAAACCAAGGAACAGAAGGTTAGCCCAAGAGAAATTGCTGAGAAAATATCAAAAAATATTCCTGCCAACGAATGCATTGAGAAGGTTGAAATTGCCGGTCCTG GTTTTATCAATGTCCACTTGAGAAAGGATTTTGTATCGAAGCAGCTGAGCAGTTTATTGATGAATGGAGTTCAACCACCAGCTGttggcaaaaggaaaaag GTGGTGGTGGATTTTTCATCCCCTAACATTGCAAAGGAGATGCATGTTGGCCACCTGCGGTCTACCATCATTGGAGAAAGTATGTGCCGACTGTTTGAATTTGCAGGTTATGAAGTTTTGAG GTTAAACCATTTAGGAGATTGGGGCACCCAGTTTGGAATGCTCATTGCTCACCTCCAAGACAAATTTCCGGATTACTTAACTGTTTCTCCTCCCATTGGGGATCTCCAAGCTTTTTACAAG GAATCCAAGAGGAGGTTTGACACAGAGGAGGAGTTTAAGAAACGTGCCTACCAATGtgtggtgctgctgcagagcaaaaaCCCAGACTTCATTAAAGCATGGGAACTGATCTGTGACGTGTCGCGGAAAG AGTTCCAGAAAATCTACAACTGCTTGGACATCACACTCATAGAAAGAGGGGAATCATTTTACCACGAGATGATGAAAGACATTGTGAAAGAATTTGAAGATAAAG GATTTGTCCAGGTTGATGATGGCCGGAAGATTGTGTTTGTCCCAGGTTTCCCTGTCCCATTGACGATCATGAAATCGGATGGAGGTTACACATATGACACATCTGACTTAGCTGCTCTTAAACACAGGCtgtgggaagagaaggctgataTCCTTATTTATGTTGTTGATAGCGGCCAG TCGGTGCATTTACAAACAGTGTTTGCAGCTGGACAGATGATCGGCTGGTATGATCCCAAAGTAACCAGAGTGACCCATGCCGCGTTCGGAGTGGTTCTGGGAGAGGACAA gaagaaattcaAAACTCGTTCAGGGGATACAGTGCGTCTTATAGATCTGCTGGAAGAAGGGCTGAAGCGAGCCATGGACAAGCTGAAAGACAAGGAACGGGACAAG GTCCTCACGGCAGAAGAGCTGAAAGCTGCCCAGACATCAGTCGCTTTTGGATGTATTAAGTATGCAGATCTCTCCCACAACAGACTAAATGATTACATATTCTCCTTTGACAAGATGCTGGATGACCGAGGAAACACAGCTGCATATTTGCTGTATGCCTTCACACGGATCAG GGCTATTGCTCGCCTGGCCAATATTGACGAGCAGATGCTACAGAAGGCAGCCAGGGAGGAGGTGGTCATCCTGGACCATGAGAAGGAGTGGAAACTGGGCAAGTGCATCCTGAGGTTCCCTGAGATCTTGCAGAAGATCCTGGAAGACTTGTTATTGCACACCCTGTGTGACTACCTTTATGAGCTGGCCACAACCTTCACCGAGTTCTACGACAACTGCTACTGTGTTGAGAAGGACAGGCAGAGTG GCCAGATCGTGAAGGTGAATATgtggaggctgctgctgtgcgAAGCCACTGCCACCGTCATGGCCAAAGGATTCGACATCCTGGGGATTAAGCCTGTGCAGAGGATGTAG